The Actinomycetota bacterium sequence CTGAAGGTCAGTCACATTATGACCGGCGGTCGGTCACTCGTCAACCGGTTTCTTGGCGAGGAGCCGGGAGGCCGGATGACGACCACAACGCACCATCCGTGGGAGCGCACGGGGCTCCCCGGGCGCGGGTGGCACCCCGTGGTCGCACACGACCCACAACCCGCCACCCGTAGTCCGGGCGGGGCCCGAGATGGCCACCGACGGCGAGTCGTGGTCCGGGGTCGGGCCGGCTCCCGCTCCTTGTGGCCCCCCCGACCTGCCCATATGATCGGGCCATGGCCGGTCGGGAAGGACCCGTGGAGAAGGGCAAGGCGCTGGGGATCGGGGAGACGGTCTCGTCCGTCCTGAAGCGCCGGGTCGTCAAGTCGTCCGAGGAGAGGCGGCGGGAGATCCTGGACGCGGCCCTGAAGCTCTTCGGTGAACGCGGGTTCGCCGAGACCACCATGGAGGAGGTCGCGAACGCGGCCGGGGTGGCCAAGGGGACGATCTACATCTACTTCCCCTCGAAGGAGCACATCCTCCTCGCGCTCAAGCGCGAGTTCCTAGACGGACTGATCGTCGCGCTCACCGATGTCGCCGCGGACGCGGTCGAGGCCCTCGCCGCAGGGGCGGCCGTCGATTACCGCGACGTCATCGACGAGATCCTCGAGGTGATCGTCACCTACCACACGGACAGGCGGGAGGCCCTGCAGGTGGTGGTGCGGCAGTCCCCGGGTCCGGACCTGGTGCGCGACGCGCTCGAGCTCGAGCGGGACGTGGTCTCGCTCGTGTCCAACGCGATCGCCCAGGCGCGCGATTTCGGACTGGTGCACGCCTCGGACCCGGACCTGACCGCGCGCCTGCTCTGCGACGCGCTGAGGGACACCCTCGCCACCAGCCTCTGCTACGACGACCCGCCCGACCTGGACCGCCTCGTCGCGGCGTGCAAGGAGCTCTTCTACAAGGCCCTGGCTCCCGACGTCAGCCTCCCGCCCCGGAGGCCGAGGTCCGTCCGGACGCGGCCCTGACGACCTCCCGGTAGGCGCCGGCCGAGTCCACCCCGACCGCGTCGGTCTCCAGGATCCGCACCCCGTCTGACCGGTCCACCCCGTAGAGGCCGAAGCGCGGGACGTAGGAGCCCCACTCCCAGTTGTCGACCAGGGTCCAGTGCAGGTACCCCGCGACCGGCACCCCCTCGTCGCGCGCCCGCAGC is a genomic window containing:
- a CDS encoding TetR/AcrR family transcriptional regulator encodes the protein MAGREGPVEKGKALGIGETVSSVLKRRVVKSSEERRREILDAALKLFGERGFAETTMEEVANAAGVAKGTIYIYFPSKEHILLALKREFLDGLIVALTDVAADAVEALAAGAAVDYRDVIDEILEVIVTYHTDRREALQVVVRQSPGPDLVRDALELERDVVSLVSNAIAQARDFGLVHASDPDLTARLLCDALRDTLATSLCYDDPPDLDRLVAACKELFYKALAPDVSLPPRRPRSVRTRP